A genomic window from Bdellovibrio sp. SKB1291214 includes:
- a CDS encoding ABC transporter permease subunit, which produces MMDPIEKYLIKNELTLKRYKRFKRDRIAVVSIWILLAMFFFSFTAELWANNHPHIVHYSGKTYYPLFFDYHPSEFGRDDIYVMDYRSLEMKEGDWSVWPVIQWDPYESNKSVETYPSAPTKQNWLGTDESGRDVMTRLLYGFRYTMMFAIGAWLFTYLIGITIGSVMGYMGGRVDLVGQRIVEVVESVPYLFVLITIISIFTPNIAVLAALTAVLGWTGIAAYMRAQFLSLRKREYVEAASAIGATHSRIIAKHILPNALTPIITFAPFAISANVYALSMLDYLGLGLRPPTPSWGELMAQAQKWFTIAEWLVWGPLVAIVITLILLNNIGKAVRDAFDSKM; this is translated from the coding sequence ATGATGGATCCAATCGAAAAATATCTTATTAAGAACGAGCTTACGCTTAAGCGCTATAAACGTTTTAAACGTGATCGTATCGCCGTTGTCTCTATCTGGATTTTGCTTGCGATGTTTTTCTTCAGCTTCACTGCGGAGCTTTGGGCGAATAATCATCCTCACATCGTTCACTATAGTGGCAAGACTTACTATCCATTGTTCTTTGACTACCATCCTTCCGAATTCGGTCGCGATGATATCTATGTGATGGATTACCGTTCTCTTGAAATGAAAGAGGGCGACTGGTCAGTATGGCCAGTGATCCAATGGGATCCCTACGAAAGCAATAAATCAGTTGAAACATATCCATCAGCACCAACCAAACAAAACTGGTTAGGAACTGATGAGAGTGGTCGTGACGTGATGACTCGTCTTCTGTACGGTTTCCGTTACACGATGATGTTTGCAATCGGTGCTTGGCTTTTCACTTACTTGATCGGTATCACGATAGGTTCGGTGATGGGTTACATGGGTGGCCGTGTGGATTTGGTGGGTCAGCGTATTGTAGAGGTCGTGGAATCTGTTCCGTACCTGTTCGTATTGATCACGATTATTTCAATCTTTACTCCTAACATCGCAGTTCTTGCTGCTTTGACGGCTGTATTAGGTTGGACAGGTATCGCAGCCTATATGCGTGCACAGTTCTTGTCTTTGCGTAAGCGTGAATACGTTGAAGCTGCGTCGGCAATTGGTGCGACTCATTCTCGTATCATTGCTAAGCATATTCTTCCGAATGCATTAACTCCGATCATCACTTTCGCGCCATTCGCGATCTCTGCGAACGTATACGCGTTGTCGATGTTGGATTATTTGGGTCTTGGTCTTCGTCCTCCCACTCCTTCATGGGGTGAGTTGATGGCTCAAGCTCAAAAATGGTTCACCATTGCTGAGTGGTTGGTTTGGGGTCCGTTGGTAGCGATCGTTATCACGTTGATCCTTTTGAACAACATCGGTAAAGCAGTTCGCGACGCCTTCGACTCTAAAATGTAA
- a CDS encoding ABC transporter permease subunit, with product MFVYLIRRLLLMIPTFFGITLVTFVLINLAPGSPIEQKLQAIRFGAGATGGGGGGSSVSSRGDTSVNEEVIEALKKQYGFDKPIHVRYFIWLKNISRLDFGDSFTYQEPVIDVIKSKLPVSLIFGLFTLLLTYIVCIPLGVKKAITAGKTFDKLSTILLNFTYAIPPLILGIVLIVVFAGKLNLFPLGGLQSDDYESLSTFGKIWDRAHHMILPLICYTIGGFTELSILMRNSMLDVIKSDFVRTARAKGLSEKVVTYKHALRNALIPIATGLGGFLGVFLAGSLIIEQMFNLDGMGLLGYQSVLARDYNVIMGITFISAMLMMVGRILSDVIYVLIDPRIDFK from the coding sequence TTGTTCGTATACCTGATCCGTCGACTTTTACTTATGATCCCGACTTTTTTCGGGATCACACTTGTGACCTTCGTGCTTATCAATTTGGCTCCAGGAAGCCCTATTGAACAAAAACTTCAGGCCATCCGCTTTGGTGCGGGTGCGACTGGAGGCGGCGGCGGAGGTTCTTCTGTAAGCAGCCGTGGCGACACGTCTGTGAACGAAGAAGTTATTGAAGCTTTAAAGAAGCAATATGGCTTCGACAAGCCAATTCATGTTCGTTATTTCATCTGGCTTAAAAATATCTCTCGCCTAGATTTTGGCGATAGCTTTACTTATCAAGAGCCCGTTATCGATGTTATCAAAAGTAAGCTTCCAGTTTCTTTGATCTTCGGTTTATTCACTTTATTACTGACCTATATCGTTTGTATTCCTCTTGGGGTTAAAAAGGCGATTACCGCTGGTAAGACTTTCGATAAGCTTTCTACTATATTATTGAACTTCACATATGCGATCCCACCATTGATCTTAGGTATCGTATTGATCGTTGTGTTCGCTGGTAAATTGAATTTGTTCCCGTTGGGTGGTTTGCAGTCTGACGACTATGAATCATTGTCGACGTTTGGCAAAATCTGGGATCGTGCTCACCACATGATTCTTCCTTTGATCTGCTACACTATCGGCGGCTTCACAGAGCTTTCTATTCTCATGAGAAACTCTATGTTGGACGTTATTAAGTCTGACTTCGTTCGTACGGCTCGTGCGAAAGGTCTTTCTGAAAAAGTTGTTACTTACAAACATGCTCTTAGAAATGCTTTGATTCCAATTGCAACTGGATTGGGTGGCTTTTTGGGTGTGTTCTTGGCTGGTTCTTTGATCATCGAGCAAATGTTCAACCTTGATGGTATGGGATTGCTTGGTTATCAGTCAGTTCTAGCTCGTGACTACAATGTTATCATGGGTATTACGTTCATTTCTGCGATGTTGATGATGGTTGGTCGTATCTTGAGCGACGTTATCTACGTGCTTATCGACCCAAGGATTGATTTCAAATGA
- a CDS encoding peptide-binding protein has product MNMKALLLLILSSALTAPAFATAPNANAPQGGNFVYNLGGEPTTVHPITSTDIYATYVQGYVCDTLATHDIETYDWKPRLAEKFEISKDNKVFTFHIRKNAVFHDGKPVTADDVKFSFDAIFNPAYEAAHMRPYYEGISKVEVVDPQTVKFYAKDSYFKNFDSAATMTVIPKHIYGDVAKSKKMNRELICAGPYQLTKFDRGQVIQLKKFDKWYGNGDAAFKGMYNFENITMRFFKDENVTLVRAEKGELDLIDLRIESFMKKTSGPAWGKTIIKHKVANDAPKSYGFVGWNQRKELFQDKNVRFALAHLLNREEMNKKFRYGMSDLANGAVYIKSEYNPGNKAVEFNPKKAQELLAKAGWADADKNGVLEKTINGKKAEFKFSLIYANKDVEKYWTMYREDLKKAGIDMELKYLEWNSFLKLVDEGNFDAVTMGWGGGSVDPDPKQIWHSSGAVPGGSNFIGFKNAEVDKLIDEARVEPNKAKRVVMLKKVYAKIAEEAPYAFLFNDKYEFYANSSRMGTPAETFKYEVGKDFWWVKP; this is encoded by the coding sequence ATGAATATGAAGGCTCTTCTGCTACTCATCTTGAGTTCAGCTTTGACCGCTCCCGCTTTCGCAACTGCACCAAATGCAAATGCACCACAAGGCGGAAATTTCGTTTATAACCTTGGTGGTGAACCAACGACTGTTCATCCAATCACGAGCACAGATATCTATGCCACTTACGTACAAGGGTATGTTTGTGACACATTGGCTACTCATGATATCGAGACATACGATTGGAAGCCTCGTTTGGCTGAAAAGTTCGAAATCTCCAAAGATAATAAAGTCTTCACATTCCACATTCGTAAGAACGCCGTTTTCCACGACGGAAAACCTGTAACTGCTGATGACGTTAAATTCTCTTTCGATGCTATCTTCAATCCAGCTTACGAGGCTGCTCACATGCGCCCGTACTACGAAGGTATCTCTAAAGTTGAAGTGGTAGATCCACAAACTGTTAAATTCTACGCTAAGGATTCTTACTTCAAGAATTTCGACTCTGCTGCGACAATGACAGTTATTCCAAAACATATTTACGGTGATGTTGCTAAGTCTAAAAAAATGAACCGTGAGTTGATCTGTGCAGGTCCTTACCAATTGACTAAGTTTGACCGTGGGCAAGTTATCCAATTGAAAAAATTCGATAAATGGTACGGTAACGGTGATGCTGCGTTCAAAGGCATGTACAACTTCGAAAACATCACTATGCGCTTCTTCAAAGACGAAAACGTAACTTTGGTAAGAGCTGAAAAAGGTGAGTTGGATTTGATCGATCTACGTATCGAATCCTTCATGAAAAAAACTTCTGGCCCAGCTTGGGGCAAAACAATCATCAAGCACAAAGTTGCCAATGATGCTCCAAAATCTTACGGTTTCGTAGGTTGGAATCAGCGCAAAGAACTTTTCCAAGACAAAAACGTCCGCTTCGCATTAGCTCACTTGCTTAACCGCGAAGAAATGAACAAAAAATTCCGTTACGGCATGTCTGACCTTGCGAACGGTGCTGTATATATCAAATCTGAATACAACCCAGGCAATAAGGCGGTTGAGTTCAACCCTAAAAAAGCTCAAGAGCTTTTGGCTAAGGCTGGCTGGGCAGACGCTGATAAAAACGGGGTTCTAGAAAAAACAATCAACGGTAAAAAAGCAGAATTCAAATTCTCTTTGATCTATGCAAATAAAGACGTTGAAAAATATTGGACTATGTATCGTGAAGACTTGAAAAAAGCCGGTATCGATATGGAGTTGAAATATCTTGAGTGGAACTCTTTCTTGAAATTGGTTGATGAAGGGAACTTCGACGCCGTGACTATGGGCTGGGGCGGCGGTTCCGTTGATCCAGATCCAAAACAAATCTGGCATTCATCTGGCGCAGTTCCGGGTGGTTCAAACTTCATCGGTTTCAAAAATGCTGAAGTGGACAAGCTAATTGACGAAGCTCGTGTTGAGCCGAACAAAGCTAAACGCGTTGTTATGCTGAAAAAAGTATACGCAAAGATCGCTGAAGAAGCTCCGTATGCCTTCCTTTTCAACGATAAGTATGAATTTTATGCAAATTCATCTCGTATGGGCACGCCTGCAGAGACATTCAAATACGAAGTTGGTAAAGACTTCTGGTGGGTTAAACCTTAA